The Flavobacterium sp. 140616W15 sequence GGTTAACCTTAATATGGTTGATCTCAGGGTTGATTACTGTTATTGCAGCAGTGAGTTATGGAGAGCTAAGTGCTATGTTCCCAAAAGCAGGTGGGCAGTATGTTTACTTAAAAGAGGCTTATAACAAATTAATAGCTTTTCTGTATGGGTGGAGCTTTTTTGCAGTTATCCAAACGGGTACAATTGCAGCTGTAGGTGTTGCTTTTGCGAAATTTGCAGCTTATATCTATGAACCTTTTAGTGATGAGAATATTCTTTTTGAAATTGGTTCTTTTGATTTAAATGCGGCTCAATTGGTTTCTATCGTTACGATTGTTTTGTTAACGTATATTAATAGTCGAGGAGTTAGGAACAGTAAAATTCTTCAAACTGTCTTGACAATTATTAAAATTTTATCACTTTTAGGATTAATTGTTTTTGGATTAACGCTTGGGGCAAAAGCTTCTGTTTGGGATGCTAATTGGGTAGATGGTTGGTCTACAAGAGCTTTTGATGCAGATACTAAATCTTGGTTTCCAATAGGGGGAACAGCATTACTTACAGGTATTTCGGCTGCTATGGTTGGATCTTTGTTTTCTAGTGATGCTTGGAATGGAGTGACTTTTATTGCAGGAGAAATTAAAAATCCAAAACGGAATGTAGGTTTTAGTTTGTTTTTAGGAACTTTTATAGTTACAATTATCTATGTTTTGACAAATTTAATGTATTTAGCTGTTATTCCTTTTGACGAAATTGCTACGGCAAAATCAGATAGAGTAGCTGTAGTGGCATCACAATATATTTTTGGTAATATCGGAACGTTAATTATTGCAATTATGATTATGATTTCGACTTTTGCTTGTAATAACGGCTTAATTATGGCTGGTGCGAGAGTGTATTATACAATGGCTAAGGATGGTTTGTTTTTTAAGAAAGCAGCTATTTTAAATGAATCTAGTGTTCCTGCTTGGGCTTTATGGGCACAATGTATTTGGGCTTCGGCTTTATGCCTGACAGGAAAGTATGGTGACTTACTTGATTTTGTGATTATCATTGTTTTAATATTTTACATTCTAACGATATACGGAATATTTATTTTACGCAAGAAAATGCCAAATGCAGAGAGACCTTATAAAGCTTTTGGCTATCCATTCTTGCCTATTTTGTATATTCTAGTAGCGTCAGCAATTTGTATTTGCTTGTTGCTTACCAAATTTTCTACATGTGGTTGGGGCGTTTTAATTATGCTAACAGGAATTCCAGTATATTATTTGACGAAGCCGAAAGAATAATTCAAGCTAACCGTAAAGGTTTTTTCAAGGAACATAAATTTTTATCTTAATAAAAACAGGGTATAACAATAACTACATAAAACAGAAAACCCGTCATATGACGGGTTTTCTAGTGTAGTAAGCACTTATATAATGTTAGAAACTTATACGTTTGCTAACACTAATTCTTCATTATAAGGAAGATTCCAAGCTTCGGCAACTCCTTTATAAAGAATTTTTCCATTTGCGATATTTAATCCTTTTCTTAATTCTTCATTTTCGTTACATGCTTTTTGCCATCCTTTATTAGCTAATTGTAAAGCATAAGGAAGAGTAGCATTAGTTAAAGCAAGCGTAGATGTGTAAGGTACAGCACCAGGCATATTAGCCACACAGTAGTGTACGATATCATCAATAATAAAAGTTGGGTTTTCGTGAGTTGTAGGAGTACAAGTTTCGATACATCCACCTTGGTCAACAGCAACATCTACAACAACAGTTCCTGGACGCATTAATTTAAGCATATCACGAGTAACTAAGTGAGGTGCTTTTGCTCCTGGAATTAAAACAGCTCCAACTACTAAATCAGCATCAGCAATTGCTTTAGTGATATTATAATGGTTAGACATTTCTGTATTTACATTTGCAGGCATAATATCATCTAACTGACGTAGACGTGCTAAACTTACATCCATGATAGTAACTTGAGCTCCTAAACCAGCAGCCATTTTTGCAGCTTGAGTACCTACGATTCCACCACCAAGGACTAATACTTTAGCAGGAGGAACACCAGGAACACCTCCTAAAAGAATTCCTCTTCCTTTTAATGGCTTCTCAAGGTATTTTGCTCCTTGTTGGATAGACATACGTCCAGCAACTTCTGACATTGGAACTAATAAAGGTAAGCTACGATCTGTTTTTTCAACAGTTTCATAAGCTAAACATACAGCTCCTTTTTCGATCATAGCATGTGTTAACGGCTCTGATGAAGCAAAGTGAAAGTATGTAAATAATAATTGATCTTTTTTGATTAAGTCATATTCAGAAGCAATAGGCTCTTTTACTTTAATGATCATTTCAGCAATAGCATATACCTCTTCAATAGTTGCTAGAACCTGAGCTCCAGCCGCTGTGTACTCCTCATCGCTAAATCCACTTCCTAAACCTGCAGTTGCTTGAACATAAACAACATGCCCATGTTTTTTCATTTCAGAAGCACCAGCTGGTGTAACAGCTACAC is a genomic window containing:
- a CDS encoding APC family permease gives rise to the protein MQENKPEDFKRELGLLDGTMLVVGSMIGSGIFIVSADIARQVGSAGWLTLIWLISGLITVIAAVSYGELSAMFPKAGGQYVYLKEAYNKLIAFLYGWSFFAVIQTGTIAAVGVAFAKFAAYIYEPFSDENILFEIGSFDLNAAQLVSIVTIVLLTYINSRGVRNSKILQTVLTIIKILSLLGLIVFGLTLGAKASVWDANWVDGWSTRAFDADTKSWFPIGGTALLTGISAAMVGSLFSSDAWNGVTFIAGEIKNPKRNVGFSLFLGTFIVTIIYVLTNLMYLAVIPFDEIATAKSDRVAVVASQYIFGNIGTLIIAIMIMISTFACNNGLIMAGARVYYTMAKDGLFFKKAAILNESSVPAWALWAQCIWASALCLTGKYGDLLDFVIIIVLIFYILTIYGIFILRKKMPNAERPYKAFGYPFLPILYILVASAICICLLLTKFSTCGWGVLIMLTGIPVYYLTKPKE
- the ald gene encoding alanine dehydrogenase gives rise to the protein MIIGVPKEIKNNENRVAVTPAGASEMKKHGHVVYVQATAGLGSGFSDEEYTAAGAQVLATIEEVYAIAEMIIKVKEPIASEYDLIKKDQLLFTYFHFASSEPLTHAMIEKGAVCLAYETVEKTDRSLPLLVPMSEVAGRMSIQQGAKYLEKPLKGRGILLGGVPGVPPAKVLVLGGGIVGTQAAKMAAGLGAQVTIMDVSLARLRQLDDIMPANVNTEMSNHYNITKAIADADLVVGAVLIPGAKAPHLVTRDMLKLMRPGTVVVDVAVDQGGCIETCTPTTHENPTFIIDDIVHYCVANMPGAVPYTSTLALTNATLPYALQLANKGWQKACNENEELRKGLNIANGKILYKGVAEAWNLPYNEELVLANV